The Polaribacter sp. KT25b genome contains the following window.
GAGAAGAAAAACATTCAATAAATGGAGTTTTAACAAATAATTCAATATTTGCCACCTACAAAAAACCTAAAAAGAATACTTATAGCTACAATGAACAAAATAAATACATACATAGAGATATTGAAGGATTTGGCTATATAAATTCAAGCAAAGAAATGAGGTTCATATTTGAGTTTGAAAAAGAAATTATTGAATTGAATTTTACGGAAAAATAAAGTACTACACACAACACCGTATATAATTTATTGCTGGCTTCTCGCCTACTTACGAAAGTCCTCGCGGACTTTCTTGGTCGGTAATTATTTACTAAATTAGTTGCTTGAAACACGCAACAAACCATATACAAACACGTTGGGCATAATTTAAGAAAAATCCGAAATTGAATAGAATAATAGGAATTATATTGACTTTTTTACTTCTAAGTTCCTGTATGAATTTGGAAAAAAAAGTGACGAAAAAAAATACTGCAAGTAAAAATGAACTAACTCAAGCGAAATTTAAAAAAGTGGAATCTAAAAACTCTCTAAACTTGGAATATCAGCTTTTGGGAGAAAATAATGAACAAATAAAATTTTCGAGCTTAACAAAAATGGCTGAATTTCCAGGCGGTTTTGACTCGCTTACTGTTTTTATCCAGAGAAATTTAGAACTTCCAAAAGGAGATTATAAGGAAATAGAAGGAAAAGTAAAATCAACTTTTATTATTGACACTCTTGGAAAAGTAGTTGACATAAATATTGTTGAAAAATTGGAAAAAAATTATGATTATGCTTCGTATGAAGTAATATCTAAAATTCCAGATTGGAAACCAGCAGAAATTGAAAACGGAAAAAAAGTTAGAATAAAAATTCTAATCCCATTCAAATTTATTTTAGAAAAGTAAAAACAACGCCTAAAAATATTTGGCAATAATTATCGAAATTAAATGGAACAAATAAGAAATTATAATCTAGAAGAATTTAAAAAACTTCTTCTAAATCATTTCAAGGAAATTTATGATTTAGAATTATTAATCCTTAAAGGACATATAATTACTGAATTTACAATTAACTGTTACCTAGAAAATTTATCAAATAGTTTAGACGCAAATTTTTTCAAAGAAAGATATAATCATAGTCTAAAAATAGGAATGATTGAACATTTTGGAAAATTTGGTGGTAGAACTTTAGAAATAGTAAAATCTCTTCGATTATTAAATAAAATAAGAAACGGAATTGCACATACATTGACCGTTAACGAACAACTAATTCAAGAATATGTCAATTCTGTTAGTCAAATTGCAAGTGAGGATTTTATTAATCCTGATTATGAGATAAGATTAAAATTTTCAATGGCAACTGGTTATTTATGTGGTGAAATATTTGGAGAATATTATGAACAAAGGGAAAAAAAAGAGGAATAAAAAAACTATGCCCAACACCGTATAAAAAAAATTGCTAAATTAGTGCTTAATCAAAGGCAGTTGCATTTTTGCCAACTTCTGAATTTCCTCCGGAAATTCCTCGCTGACAAAACCGCAACTTTTCTTATACAACAACGTTGGCAATAATTAAAAAAAAAATCTATGCCTGAAATTAACCTTATCAAATTAGAAGGAAAACCCTTTGAAAAACTAATTGACGTTATTAGTAAAGGAATAGGAACCTTATACAAACCTAGAGCAATCAGAAAAGAGGCAGATTCTAAAGCCTATGAAATTGGAATTATTGAACAAGCTAAATCAAAAGCTCTTGCAGAAGGAAAAGTACTAGAAGCGGAAACGTATTTAAGAATTCAAGAAAGATTACTTTTTAACGAAACTGAAAGACAAAAGAGCATAGATAATGTTGTTGAAATTGCTGCTGAACAGCTAAAAAATGAAGATAATATATCTGAAGAACCTGTAGATAAAGATTGGTCTAAAAGATTTTTTAATTTAGTCCAAGATACTACTGATGAGGAAATGCAGGCTTTGTGGGGAAGAATTCTTGCAGGAGAAACAAAAAAACCAAAATCCTATTCTAAACGAACTTTAGAAGTATTGAAAAACCTTTCTAAAGAAGAAGCTGAAATATTTACAAAATTTGCGGAATTAAAAATTAAAGTTAATGAATATACTGTAATTATAAATAATGACAAAGGAAAATTTATAAAAGAAGAATTTGGCATTACGTTTAATGATTGTTTATTAATGGTTGAATTAGGTTTAATTTCAAGTGAAAACAGTTTTGTAATTAGTTTTGAACCAACTAATAACAATGATAAAAATATTTATATTACTTATGGCAATAAAGGATTTAAAATAAAAAGAAAACAGAATTCACCAGAAAGAAATATCCAAGTATTATCATTTACTAAAATTGGTTGTGAACTTTCTAAACTAATCCATCCAAAAGTTAATATGAATTATATAGAAAAAATTTGTTTAAGCTTCAAGCACGAAAATACAGATATAGAATATGGTGACATATTAGAAAAGAACGAAAAAAAGTTTTTAATAAACATAAAAGAATATAACTAATAACTATTGCCAACACCTTGTATAAAAAATTGCTTAATTTAGTTTAATTTAAAACTTGTTGCTTTTTTGTAAACTTCTGAATTTCCGCTGGAAATTCCTCGTTCACAAAATCGCAACTTTCCATACAAAACAACGTTGTAAAACATTGTGCACCATATTTAAAACACAATATTAAAAGAAATTTTATCATCAAGTAAAAAAACATTATTTAATACATTTTAAAGAAACAACCGTATGAAAAACTTTATTAAATCAATTCTTCTTTTGTCAATATTACTCATTAGTAATTTCTCTTTCGCCCAAACTGTAGACGAAAAAACCAATGAAAAATTAAATATAAACTCTGATAATAACGATTTAGCTAATAAAATATGTGGAGCAAGTTATATTTCTTGGGGAGGGGCAAATCCGGTTAAAGCTCTAGAAATGACTATAATAAATGAAATAGGAGTTGAAGCCGATGACCCACTGAGATCCCAAAAAATTTCAGACTTCTTTAATAAGAATCATGACAGACTAATTTGCGGTGACGACACTAGA
Protein-coding sequences here:
- a CDS encoding energy transducer TonB, which gives rise to MNLEKKVTKKNTASKNELTQAKFKKVESKNSLNLEYQLLGENNEQIKFSSLTKMAEFPGGFDSLTVFIQRNLELPKGDYKEIEGKVKSTFIIDTLGKVVDINIVEKLEKNYDYASYEVISKIPDWKPAEIENGKKVRIKILIPFKFILEK
- a CDS encoding DUF2806 domain-containing protein, whose protein sequence is MPEINLIKLEGKPFEKLIDVISKGIGTLYKPRAIRKEADSKAYEIGIIEQAKSKALAEGKVLEAETYLRIQERLLFNETERQKSIDNVVEIAAEQLKNEDNISEEPVDKDWSKRFFNLVQDTTDEEMQALWGRILAGETKKPKSYSKRTLEVLKNLSKEEAEIFTKFAELKIKVNEYTVIINNDKGKFIKEEFGITFNDCLLMVELGLISSENSFVISFEPTNNNDKNIYITYGNKGFKIKRKQNSPERNIQVLSFTKIGCELSKLIHPKVNMNYIEKICLSFKHENTDIEYGDILEKNEKKFLINIKEYN